GACCAGTTCGTCCGCTCGTTCTCGTCAATCCCGTCCATGATTGATCGCCACGACCCGCCGCCGTTCTCCGATCTTTCCAGCCAGCCCCACTGATACTCCGCATATATGCGATTGCTGTTCGACGGATCCACGATCACGTAGAATCCGTCCCCGCCGTGAATGTGATCCCAGTCCCCCAAAGCGCCCGTCATCGTGCGCAGCGTGCCGTTGTCCTGCGTCCCTCCGTAGCGTCGTTCCGGGTGTTGAAAATCCACCGTCGCCGCGTAAAACTGATTGATCGGAAGCCCGCCCAGAAACGTCCACGAATTCCCGTTGCTCGTCGAACGATACACTCCCCCGTCGTTCCCCAGCAGAATGCGTGTCGGCTGCGCGGGATCAAACCACATCGCGTGATGATCCACGTGTACGTTGTTCCCGATCTGCTGCCAGTTCTGCCCGCCGTTCGTCGAACGAAAGAGGTCCACCCCGAGCACGAACACCATGTTCTCGTTGTCGGGCCGCACGCGAATGTCGCCGAAGTACCAGCCGAAATTGCTGTATATTTCTGACAAATCGCCGTCGTTCACCCGTCCCCACGTCTCCCCTCCGTCTATCGAACGAAACACTCCCAGGAAATATCCCGGATGATCGGCATAGCAGGCATAAAGTACGTTGGGATTCGAGCGGCTGATCGCCAGCCCGATGCGGCCCACGTCGTTACCCGCCGGCGGCAAACCGTCCGTCAGCCGCTGCCACGTATCCCCGCCGTCGGTCGTGCGATAGATTCCGCTCCCCCGTCCTCCCGCCTGCCGATACTCGGGACTGCGAATCCGCTGCCACGTCGCCGCGAATATCGTATCGGGATTCGTCGGATGAACCACCACGTCGCAGGCGCCCGTCGAGTCGTTCACGAACAGCGACGGCTCCCACGTCTGCCCGCCGTCCGTGGAAAGATAAACTCCCCGCTCGCCACCCGTGATATACAGCTCGCCCATCGCCGCCACCCAGACCTTCTGCGGGTTGGTTGGATCGAGTGCGATGCGCGCGATGTAGCGCGAGTCGGTCAAACCGCGATGCTGCCACGAGAGTCCGCCGTCGGTCGTGCGATAAATTCCCGTTCCGAAATAGCTGTAGCCCGCCGAGCACGCTTCTCCCGTTCCCACGTACACTGTGTCGGGATGCGCCGTGTCCATCGCCAGCGCGCCCATCGAGGTCCCCGCCTCTTCACCGAACACGCACGTCCACGCAGTTCCCCCGCTCACCGTCTTGAATACTCCCCCCGAAGCCGAAGCCACATAGAATACGTTTTGATTGGTCGGATGTCCCACGATATCCGCCACTCGCCCGCCGATGTTGGTCGGTCCGGCCGGAACCCACGGCGGCTGCTCATCGAGCGTGTTGCGCGGAATTCGCTCGTGCGCAGCCCGCGCGGCCAGGAAATCCACCGTCGAGATATTCGCATCCGGCCACGTCCGCTGCTGCATGAACCAGTCCGACGGAAACGGCCCCGGCGTTTCACGCATCTCCTCTCGCCGGATGCGCCGAGCCTCATCCGAATGAGTAATCTTGCCCGCCACGAGCACGATAGCCATAAGCACAATGGTCGAGGGCAAGATAGTCTTCGCGAACCGCATGATGGCCTCCCACTTCCCGTAGATTCACCCAAGTATTGAATATACACAAGAATATTCACACGCGCAACGCATCAAATGCCACCCTAACAAGACGTTTCACGGTGAATAACGATGAAGCTCGCAGTAAATCCACGCACTTTTCACACTCAGTGGACAGGGAACTTGAAATGTGCTAAATTGGCGGGCATGGCACATGACTATGACTATGCAATCATCGGAGCCGGAGTGGTCGGCCTCGCCATCGTGGCCGAGCTCGCCCCGCGCGGCTCCGTTCTGGTGATCGAAAAGGAGTGGAAATTCGGTCAGGGCTGTTCCAGCCACAACTCCGAAGTCGTTCACGCCGGACTCTACTACGAACCGGGCTCGCTCAAGGCCCGGCTCTGCGTCGCAGGCAATCGCCTGATCCGCGATCTTGCCCGCGAGCACGGATTCGGCTACTCGATGGTCGGCAAGTACGTGGTGGCAACCAGCGAACAGGAAACCGAATACCTCAAGTGGCTGAAAGAGAATGCCGCTCGAAACAGCGTCACCGACTTGCGCTGGGTCGAGCTTGATGAGCTTCGCGAGCAGGAACCCTGCGTGCGCGCGGTTTCGGCTCTCTTCTCACCCACTACGGGAATCGTGGACAGCCACGGCCTCATGTCTCACTTCAAGACTCAGGCCGAGCATTCCGGAGCCGACTTCGTCTTCAACTCCCGCGTCGTAGGCATAAGAAGTCTCCCCTCCGCTTCAGCGGGGGGGCTGGGGGGGGTCGGCTATGAGCTTTCCGTCCGCGACTCCCACGGCGACGAGACCTCCATCACGTCTCGCATCGTCATCAACAGTGCGGGACTCTTCGCCGATGACGTGGCGGCGCTCGCGGGTCTCGACGTGCGCGCACACGGAATCGAGCTGCACTGGGCTAAGGGATTCTACTACTCGGTCGAGGGCAGTCTCGGTCTGAACATCCGCCATCTCATCTATCCGGTTCCCGATCCAAGCATGAAGTCACTCGGTGTGCATGCGACTCTGGATCTGGCGGGCGGCTTGCGCTTCGGTCCCACGGCCTTCTATCTGGAGAAGAAAAACGAGGACTATTCCGTTTCCAATGATAATCTCGAAACTGTAGCCAGCAACATCGCGCGCTACGTTCCGTCTGTAAAATCCGACGGCATGAACGCGGTCATGGCCGGCATTCGTCCCAAGCTCTCCGCTCCCGGCGATCCCGTCCGCGATTTCTACATCCGCGAGGAGAGCGACCACGGTTTCCCCGGCTTCATCAACCTCGTCGGCATCGAATCCCCCGGCCTCACCGCCGCCCCCGCCATCGCCAAGATGATCGGTCAAATCTTGTAGCGGCGCGATTCATCGCGCCCGCCTCGTAGCGCCGCCTGGACATCCGCTCGGTAGGGGCACGGTATGCCGTGCCCGCTTCCCGATTGTAGATGCAAACGGCAGTTTGCCTTCTCGCCGAGCCGGGACTGCGTCCCTGCCGGAATCAAATCCCATGTCATTCTGAGGGCCGCACCTTTCCCTCTTGTCATTCTGAGGGTCGCTCTGCGGCCCGAAGAATCTCAGCCCCCTTGCTTGAACCGGATAGATCGGACTCCATGTTGGATCATTGGCTCCCCTGGGTCGGGGCTCCGCCCCGACACCCGATGACAACCGCCAATGTGTTCGCCAGCCGAGCGTCTTCACCCGGTCGGAACGACTCCCGATTGAGAGGCATCCCCCTTCAATCCCCTTCCCTGACACTACCCGTAGGGGCGGCCCTGCGTCGCCGCCCGCTTTTCCTACCCGATGATACCACCTATCCCCCCACCCTTCGGCAACTTACACTATTTTCATTCCAGTACACCGCCCGCAATTCCATCTCCCGAAAAACTCAGCCGACCCGCCCGCTGCCTTGACTTATCGCACGAATCATGGCTATTTTTCATCTATGCAATCCATCGAAAGGATATAAAATGAAAACGTCTATCTCTATCCTGCTCATCCTTCTGTCGGCCTTTACCGCTGTGGCCCAAAGTCCGGATACGCTCTGGACACGCACCTACGGGGGGACCACCACTGATTGGGCCAGGTCCGTTCAGCAGACGGCCGACGGAGGCCATATCGTGGCGGGATGGACCGCTTCTTTCGGTGCGGGCGGCCATGATTTCTATCTGGTGAAGACGAATAGCTCGGGCGACACGCTCTGGACGCGGACTAATGGAGGGAGCAGCCTTGATGGAGCCTGTTCCGTTCAGCAGACCGCCGACGGAGGCTATATCATGGCGGGAACCACCACATCTTTCGGTGCCGGCGGCTACGACATGTATGTTGTGAAGACGAATGGGACGGGTGACACGCTCTGGACGCACACCTATGGGGGAAGCAACGAGGATTACGCCTTTTCCGTTCAGCAGACGGCCGATAGCGGCTATATCGTGGCGGGATACACCTATTCTT
This region of bacterium genomic DNA includes:
- a CDS encoding NAD(P)/FAD-dependent oxidoreductase, with product MKCAKLAGMAHDYDYAIIGAGVVGLAIVAELAPRGSVLVIEKEWKFGQGCSSHNSEVVHAGLYYEPGSLKARLCVAGNRLIRDLAREHGFGYSMVGKYVVATSEQETEYLKWLKENAARNSVTDLRWVELDELREQEPCVRAVSALFSPTTGIVDSHGLMSHFKTQAEHSGADFVFNSRVVGIRSLPSASAGGLGGVGYELSVRDSHGDETSITSRIVINSAGLFADDVAALAGLDVRAHGIELHWAKGFYYSVEGSLGLNIRHLIYPVPDPSMKSLGVHATLDLAGGLRFGPTAFYLEKKNEDYSVSNDNLETVASNIARYVPSVKSDGMNAVMAGIRPKLSAPGDPVRDFYIREESDHGFPGFINLVGIESPGLTAAPAIAKMIGQIL
- a CDS encoding T9SS type A sorting domain-containing protein, whose translation is MRFAKTILPSTIVLMAIVLVAGKITHSDEARRIRREEMRETPGPFPSDWFMQQRTWPDANISTVDFLAARAAHERIPRNTLDEQPPWVPAGPTNIGGRVADIVGHPTNQNVFYVASASGGVFKTVSGGTAWTCVFGEEAGTSMGALAMDTAHPDTVYVGTGEACSAGYSYFGTGIYRTTDGGLSWQHRGLTDSRYIARIALDPTNPQKVWVAAMGELYITGGERGVYLSTDGGQTWEPSLFVNDSTGACDVVVHPTNPDTIFAATWQRIRSPEYRQAGGRGSGIYRTTDGGDTWQRLTDGLPPAGNDVGRIGLAISRSNPNVLYACYADHPGYFLGVFRSIDGGETWGRVNDGDLSEIYSNFGWYFGDIRVRPDNENMVFVLGVDLFRSTNGGQNWQQIGNNVHVDHHAMWFDPAQPTRILLGNDGGVYRSTSNGNSWTFLGGLPINQFYAATVDFQHPERRYGGTQDNGTLRTMTGALGDWDHIHGGDGFYVIVDPSNSNRIYAEYQWGWLERSENGGGSWRSIMDGIDENERTNWSTPVALSPSNWSTLYYGAQRVYRTTNRGDSWTAISPDLTDGGGSGNLSFGTITTIAVSPVNGQLIYAGTDDANVWVTTNGGGSWSNVSPGLPNRWISHVEPDPLNENVVYVTVSGYRNAEQDAHLFRSDHYGQGWQNISGGLPSGPLNDVIPDPDVAGRLYVASDFGTYVSPDLGQTWLVLGENLPRVPVIDLVLHNPSRQLVAATYGRSMFTLDLNRPPEIIAYSPTDLDTVLVEETVTFAVTAEDPDGDSLRYSWTRNGLPVGSDTSVELAFDESDVTEIVAVEVSDGELAVSQAWEFYVAPRSSVRETHTAAQHELLAAYPNPFNSQTEIRFFLPEAGEVEIAVYDIMGRSVASLLHERRSAGAGRLGYAPSDLPSGTYLLTLNTKSRHQALKLHLIR